The Desulfoscipio gibsoniae DSM 7213 genome contains a region encoding:
- a CDS encoding aspartate aminotransferase family protein, translating to MAKIPESVDWKKVVEWDEKYYMHLDATKEEYQCVPVAAAEGNYLIMPDGTKLLDFFNQLYCVNAGQCNPRIQGAIREATERYGHLWEAYTTDYRAKAAKLLIEDILGADSWAGKVSFVSTGSEAVEKAMILAKLYKNRPNIITREYGYHGWTLGAGSATRLRGVRSGLSGAGNSNDVRSVPNHQAGGFYLAPAPNCFKCSLGHTYPECKMSDGKLPCVLATEYQIKSIGPDTVAAMISEVAFGAATIHPPKEYIPQIRQMTKDLDILWICDEVLTGFGRLGTWFAHQQYDVTPDIMTVAKGLVSSALPAGAVIVNKEIAEFMDEWRWWHVGTFSAHPVSMAAVVANLEYMLEVDIPKMAADAGEYFGNKLRELQEKHDCVGLVTGKGMLWQVEIVKNKKTKELFAPEDRHTTYSGDLSMYPSVFVRVKAIEKGVLIGGFAPNTLRIGASLNVAKDEMDQGIAALDYALGELDKYCTK from the coding sequence GTGGCAAAGATTCCCGAATCAGTTGATTGGAAAAAGGTTGTGGAATGGGATGAAAAGTATTATATGCACCTCGACGCCACAAAGGAAGAATACCAGTGTGTTCCGGTGGCGGCGGCAGAAGGCAACTATCTTATTATGCCGGACGGCACGAAACTGTTAGACTTTTTTAACCAGCTTTACTGTGTTAACGCCGGCCAGTGCAACCCAAGAATTCAGGGAGCAATCAGGGAGGCCACGGAAAGGTACGGCCATCTGTGGGAAGCATATACCACCGACTACCGCGCTAAAGCCGCCAAGCTGCTTATAGAAGATATCCTTGGAGCCGATAGCTGGGCCGGCAAGGTGAGCTTTGTCTCTACAGGCAGTGAGGCGGTTGAAAAGGCGATGATTTTGGCCAAGCTTTATAAAAACCGGCCAAATATAATTACTAGGGAGTATGGCTACCATGGCTGGACGCTGGGGGCAGGCTCTGCAACCAGATTGCGGGGAGTCAGAAGCGGGCTGTCGGGGGCAGGCAATTCCAACGATGTTCGGTCAGTTCCCAACCACCAGGCCGGTGGTTTTTACCTGGCCCCGGCGCCTAATTGTTTCAAGTGCAGCTTGGGGCATACCTACCCCGAATGCAAAATGAGCGACGGAAAACTCCCCTGCGTTTTGGCTACCGAATATCAGATTAAAAGCATTGGGCCCGATACTGTCGCGGCAATGATCTCCGAGGTTGCTTTCGGTGCGGCTACCATTCACCCACCCAAGGAATACATCCCGCAGATCAGGCAAATGACCAAAGATCTGGATATTCTCTGGATTTGTGACGAGGTGTTGACAGGTTTCGGACGATTGGGCACCTGGTTTGCGCACCAGCAGTACGATGTTACGCCGGATATCATGACTGTGGCAAAAGGATTGGTTAGCTCCGCTCTTCCCGCCGGCGCTGTTATAGTTAACAAGGAGATTGCCGAGTTCATGGATGAGTGGAGATGGTGGCACGTAGGCACTTTTTCCGCGCACCCTGTATCGATGGCTGCCGTTGTGGCCAACCTGGAATATATGCTTGAAGTCGATATACCCAAAATGGCGGCGGATGCGGGCGAGTATTTCGGTAACAAACTAAGAGAGTTGCAAGAAAAACATGACTGCGTAGGGCTTGTAACCGGTAAAGGGATGCTCTGGCAAGTGGAGATAGTCAAGAACAAAAAGACCAAGGAATTGTTCGCGCCTGAGGACCGTCACACAACGTATTCCGGCGACCTCTCCATGTATCCGAGTGTCTTTGTTAGAGTCAAGGCTATTGAAAAGGGTGTTCTTATTGGCGGCTTTGCTCCGAATACCCTGAGAATAGGTGCGTCTCTTAATGTTGCCAAGGATGAAATGGATCAGGGAATTGCAGCCCTGGACTATGCGTTGGGCGAGCTGGATAAATACTGCACTAAGTAA
- a CDS encoding molybdopterin-dependent aldehyde oxidoreductase, with amino-acid sequence MIKKVVSLNGAIKTLVTDPEATLADVIRKQLKLTGTKIGCCNGQCGACSVIMNEKVVRSCVTKMKRVPEGAVITTIEGIGTPDNLHALQLAWTVHGGAQCGFCSPGFIVSAKGLLDQNLEPTRDDVRDWFQKHRNACRCTGYKPLVDAVMDAARVLRGEITMEELAYKLPADGKIWGSKYPRPSAVAKVTGTGEYGADLGLKLPSGTLQLKLVQANVSHANILFIDTSEAEKMPGVYRVLTHKDVKGKNRITGLITFPTNKGDGWDRPILCDTKVFQFGDTIAIVCADTEEHAQAAVEKVKVELELLPPYMNAIDAMADDAIEIHPGTPNVYFEQKIAKGEDTAPIMEKADYVVEGSFYLQRQPHLPIEPDVGLAYFDEEDRLAIHSKSIALNFNAAQIAAGIGIELPKLRMVQNPSGGNFGYKFSPTVEALLGVAALATGKPVFLNYSYYQQITYTGKRSPFFIDLKYGADKDGKILAMESQWVVDHGPYSEAGDLLTLKGAQFIGAGYGIPNIRGLGRTVCTNHAWGSPFRSFGSPQSFFASESLMDMLAEKMGVDPLELRYKNVYRAGDTTPSGCSPDVFVLPELIDMIRPKYKEALERAKKESTDDKKRGVGVSIGIYGCGLDGPDGAEAWAELTPEGVTISTIWHETGQGADMGCLATAHESLRPLGIKPEQIKLNMNDTARVPDGGPAGGSRSQVIVGNAIKASCDLLVEAMKKADGSYRTYDEMVAEGIPLKHVGKWAAPCTNCDENGQGNPLPNYMYGVFLAEVEVNVKTGETQVVKMTLAADVGKIANKLVVDGQMYGGLAQGIGLALSENFEDLNKHTTMVACGFPYIKDIPDALELMYLETPRILGPHGAAGAGEVPLTSPHVAIINAIYNACGVRISQLPALPEKVLAGLQSKCGK; translated from the coding sequence ATGATAAAAAAAGTTGTAAGTCTTAATGGAGCAATTAAAACACTCGTTACCGACCCGGAGGCCACCTTAGCAGACGTTATCCGTAAGCAATTGAAACTTACAGGCACAAAAATCGGCTGCTGCAATGGCCAGTGTGGCGCCTGCTCCGTTATCATGAATGAAAAAGTCGTTCGTTCCTGCGTCACCAAGATGAAGAGAGTCCCAGAAGGGGCCGTCATTACTACCATTGAAGGCATCGGTACTCCGGACAACCTGCACGCTTTGCAGTTAGCCTGGACCGTGCACGGCGGCGCCCAGTGCGGTTTTTGTTCCCCTGGCTTTATTGTTTCGGCCAAGGGCCTTTTGGATCAAAACCTGGAGCCTACCCGGGACGATGTCCGTGACTGGTTCCAAAAGCACCGAAACGCCTGCCGCTGCACTGGGTACAAGCCTCTGGTGGATGCCGTGATGGATGCTGCGCGGGTGCTACGCGGTGAAATCACCATGGAAGAACTGGCCTACAAGTTGCCGGCTGACGGGAAGATCTGGGGCAGCAAATACCCCCGTCCTTCAGCTGTCGCCAAAGTTACTGGCACCGGCGAATACGGTGCTGATCTTGGATTGAAATTACCCTCCGGCACGCTGCAGCTCAAGTTGGTCCAGGCCAATGTATCCCATGCAAATATTTTATTCATCGACACATCCGAAGCGGAAAAAATGCCCGGTGTTTACAGAGTTTTAACCCATAAAGACGTGAAAGGAAAAAACCGTATTACCGGTCTGATTACCTTTCCCACCAACAAAGGGGATGGATGGGATCGACCCATTCTCTGCGACACCAAGGTATTCCAGTTCGGTGACACCATCGCTATAGTGTGCGCGGACACTGAAGAACACGCCCAGGCTGCGGTAGAAAAGGTCAAAGTGGAGTTGGAATTGCTCCCGCCCTATATGAACGCTATCGACGCAATGGCCGATGACGCCATTGAAATTCATCCCGGTACCCCCAACGTCTATTTCGAGCAGAAAATCGCCAAGGGCGAAGATACCGCCCCGATTATGGAAAAGGCCGATTACGTGGTGGAAGGCAGCTTCTATCTGCAGCGCCAGCCGCACCTGCCCATCGAGCCCGACGTCGGTTTAGCCTATTTCGATGAGGAAGACCGCCTGGCTATTCATTCCAAGAGTATCGCCCTCAACTTTAACGCGGCACAGATAGCCGCGGGCATCGGCATTGAACTGCCCAAGCTGCGGATGGTGCAGAACCCCTCAGGAGGGAATTTCGGATACAAGTTCAGCCCGACTGTTGAAGCGCTTTTGGGTGTCGCCGCTCTAGCTACCGGAAAACCTGTTTTTCTAAACTACAGCTATTACCAGCAGATCACCTATACCGGCAAGCGTTCTCCCTTCTTCATCGACCTCAAGTATGGTGCCGACAAGGATGGCAAGATTTTGGCCATGGAGAGCCAGTGGGTGGTCGACCACGGTCCCTATTCCGAGGCTGGCGATCTCCTGACGCTTAAAGGGGCGCAGTTCATCGGCGCCGGTTATGGCATTCCCAACATCAGGGGTCTCGGGAGGACTGTCTGCACCAATCATGCCTGGGGATCACCTTTCCGGTCTTTCGGTTCCCCGCAGAGTTTCTTTGCCTCCGAGTCCCTGATGGATATGCTGGCTGAAAAAATGGGAGTTGATCCGCTGGAACTGCGTTATAAAAACGTGTACCGCGCTGGCGACACCACTCCCAGCGGCTGTTCCCCCGATGTCTTTGTATTGCCTGAACTGATCGACATGATTCGGCCAAAATACAAGGAAGCCCTGGAAAGAGCAAAGAAAGAGTCTACTGATGATAAAAAGCGGGGTGTTGGCGTTAGTATCGGGATTTATGGCTGCGGCCTGGATGGCCCGGACGGTGCGGAAGCCTGGGCCGAACTTACCCCTGAGGGGGTCACAATCAGCACTATCTGGCATGAAACCGGTCAGGGCGCTGATATGGGTTGCCTGGCCACTGCCCATGAATCCTTACGGCCGTTAGGGATCAAGCCGGAGCAAATTAAACTAAACATGAATGACACTGCCCGGGTTCCAGACGGTGGCCCGGCCGGAGGCAGCCGCTCCCAGGTAATTGTTGGCAACGCCATCAAGGCCAGCTGTGACCTGTTGGTTGAAGCGATGAAGAAAGCGGACGGATCTTACCGGACTTATGATGAAATGGTTGCCGAAGGGATCCCCTTGAAGCACGTCGGCAAGTGGGCCGCGCCATGCACCAACTGTGACGAGAACGGCCAGGGTAATCCCCTCCCAAACTACATGTATGGCGTGTTCCTGGCGGAAGTGGAAGTGAATGTGAAGACAGGTGAGACTCAGGTAGTGAAAATGACTCTGGCCGCCGACGTCGGTAAAATTGCCAACAAACTGGTTGTAGACGGCCAGATGTATGGCGGCCTTGCCCAAGGCATCGGCTTAGCCCTAAGCGAGAACTTCGAAGACTTAAACAAACACACCACTATGGTGGCATGCGGATTCCCCTACATCAAAGATATTCCTGACGCCCTTGAACTGATGTACCTTGAAACGCCAAGGATATTAGGGCCTCACGGCGCTGCCGGCGCCGGCGAGGTACCCTTGACTTCGCCCCACGTCGCGATCATAAACGCGATCTATAACGCTTGCGGTGTGCGCATTAGCCAACTCCCGGCCTTGCCTGAAAAAGTGCTCGCCGGACTGCAGTCCAAATGTGGAAAATAG
- the ald gene encoding alanine dehydrogenase — MIIGVLKEIKDNENRIALTPAGVSELKKDKHEVLIQKGAGEGSGISDKEYQDAGARIVTDASEVWANAEMVMKVKEPISSEYEYFRKGQILFTYLHLAADRALTEVLMNKGVTAVAYETVESSDGSLPLLMPMSEVAGRMATIIGAQYLQRIHGGRGLLPGGVPGVLPANVVIIGGGTVGINAAKMAVGLGADVTIFDLNANRLRYLDDIFGARVKTVVSSAYNLSSSLTAADLVIGAVLVTGAKAPTLVTMEMLENMPRRSVIIDVAVDQGGCIETSRPTTHSNPTFEVNGVLHYCVANMPGAVPRTSTYALSNVTLPYARVIARNGIMKAINENGGLAKGVNVIEGKITCRGVAEAHSLDSYNLKEVI, encoded by the coding sequence ATGATCATTGGGGTGCTAAAGGAAATCAAAGACAATGAAAATCGCATTGCTTTAACCCCTGCCGGTGTAAGTGAACTTAAAAAGGACAAACATGAGGTCTTAATCCAGAAAGGTGCTGGAGAGGGTAGCGGTATTTCGGATAAGGAATATCAAGACGCTGGCGCAAGGATTGTGACGGATGCCAGCGAAGTTTGGGCTAATGCGGAAATGGTTATGAAGGTAAAAGAGCCCATTTCGTCGGAATATGAATATTTCCGCAAAGGACAAATCCTGTTTACCTATCTCCATTTGGCGGCTGACCGGGCCTTAACTGAAGTTTTGATGAACAAAGGGGTTACCGCCGTGGCCTACGAAACAGTGGAGTCTTCTGACGGTTCGCTACCGCTATTGATGCCGATGAGTGAAGTTGCCGGAAGAATGGCCACAATCATCGGAGCACAATACCTTCAACGGATTCATGGCGGACGTGGCCTTCTGCCGGGTGGTGTACCCGGAGTGCTCCCTGCCAATGTAGTCATCATCGGGGGAGGAACGGTCGGCATAAACGCAGCTAAAATGGCAGTTGGGTTAGGGGCTGACGTAACTATCTTTGATTTAAACGCAAACAGGTTGCGTTATCTTGATGATATTTTCGGAGCACGGGTTAAAACTGTCGTATCAAGTGCTTACAATCTTTCCAGCTCCCTCACGGCGGCGGACCTGGTTATAGGAGCCGTTCTTGTCACGGGTGCCAAGGCCCCGACGTTAGTCACTATGGAAATGCTGGAGAATATGCCCCGTAGATCGGTGATTATCGATGTCGCCGTTGATCAGGGGGGCTGTATTGAGACCAGCCGTCCCACCACTCACAGCAACCCGACTTTTGAAGTAAACGGAGTACTTCACTATTGTGTGGCTAATATGCCCGGGGCGGTTCCGAGAACTTCAACATATGCCCTAAGTAACGTTACCTTGCCTTACGCTCGTGTTATTGCAAGGAATGGAATCATGAAAGCGATTAACGAGAACGGTGGTTTGGCAAAGGGGGTAAATGTTATTGAGGGCAAAATAACCTGTCGGGGGGTGGCAGAGGCTCATAGCTTAGACAGTTATAATTTGAAAGAAGTTATCTAG
- a CDS encoding helix-turn-helix domain-containing protein, with protein MAFTRCVSGIYRIKKRKHRSGANCLIWKEVLGNLQLERIIIEKALQDCRYNLTKTTKRLGISRGMLYKNNVKLHKSNS; from the coding sequence ATGGCATTTACCCGATGCGTTAGTGGAATCTACAGGATCAAAAAACGAAAGCACAGGAGTGGAGCCAATTGCCTCATTTGGAAAGAAGTGCTTGGAAATCTTCAATTAGAAAGGATTATAATTGAGAAAGCCTTGCAAGACTGTCGTTATAATTTAACGAAGACGACCAAACGGTTGGGGATCTCGCGGGGAATGTTATACAAAAACAATGTCAAATTACATAAAAGTAATAGTTAA
- a CDS encoding DVU_1555 family C-GCAxxG-C-C protein, which translates to MLKKGKERRVKMSDELLRMLELYRQGFNCSQILLSLGLETRGYSNPDLVRAMSGLGGGLGFSGKTCGALIGGVCLLGLYAGRGTTAERENDRFLLMVEELVQWFEDETGRTYGGIDCADIIGERLAYKTAGSQCANIISSTYARVKEILISNGIDPAG; encoded by the coding sequence GTGTTGAAGAAAGGAAAGGAGCGCAGGGTCAAGATGAGCGACGAATTGTTGCGCATGCTGGAACTTTACCGGCAGGGTTTTAACTGCAGCCAGATCTTGCTTTCACTTGGTTTGGAGACAAGGGGCTACAGCAACCCGGACCTGGTCAGGGCCATGTCCGGCCTGGGCGGCGGTCTGGGATTCTCCGGGAAAACCTGTGGAGCGCTGATTGGAGGGGTTTGTTTGCTGGGTTTGTACGCCGGCAGGGGAACAACGGCAGAAAGGGAGAACGACCGGTTTCTATTAATGGTTGAGGAACTGGTGCAGTGGTTTGAGGATGAAACCGGCCGGACTTACGGTGGAATTGATTGCGCGGATATTATAGGAGAAAGACTGGCATATAAAACGGCGGGCAGCCAGTGTGCCAATATTATCAGCAGCACTTACGCCAGAGTTAAAGAAATATTAATTTCCAACGGGATCGATCCTGCCGGTTAG
- a CDS encoding Ger(x)C family spore germination C-terminal domain-containing protein codes for MGDSIFIPLATDELEPIAARVIATSFPDKSAGSQGGDGGNTAVMPGDLGTQGEVAQKAGLLRVSGMAVFRETRLVGWLNEKESRGWGWIRKRVKRGYAVTLTPRSTQGQLNPVTFYLLGGKSSIKYSIDNDEVAVHVTVNVRGEVIEWATGIDLTDPDIINSLEADLAEEIKSEVEAALEKGQQELKSDIFGFGFQLFRQHKREWNQEFKDRWPELFPSIPIDVNVNARIENTGIILRTLKLKP; via the coding sequence GTGGGAGACAGTATCTTTATACCGCTGGCTACAGACGAACTCGAACCCATCGCTGCCCGGGTTATCGCCACAAGCTTTCCGGACAAGTCCGCCGGGTCGCAGGGCGGGGATGGCGGCAACACTGCTGTAATGCCGGGCGATCTCGGCACTCAAGGAGAGGTGGCGCAAAAGGCGGGGCTGTTAAGGGTCTCCGGGATGGCAGTCTTTCGGGAGACACGCCTGGTGGGGTGGTTGAACGAAAAAGAGAGCAGGGGTTGGGGGTGGATCCGTAAACGTGTAAAACGAGGTTACGCGGTGACACTGACTCCCCGCAGCACCCAGGGTCAGTTGAATCCGGTAACCTTTTACCTCTTGGGTGGAAAGTCATCTATCAAGTATAGCATTGATAATGATGAGGTGGCGGTGCATGTAACCGTTAATGTTCGGGGAGAAGTGATTGAATGGGCCACCGGGATTGACTTAACAGACCCGGACATCATCAACAGCCTGGAGGCGGACCTCGCCGAGGAAATTAAAAGCGAAGTGGAGGCCGCCCTGGAAAAGGGCCAGCAAGAATTGAAGTCCGACATCTTCGGATTCGGTTTTCAGCTATTCCGGCAGCACAAACGGGAATGGAACCAGGAATTCAAGGATAGATGGCCGGAACTCTTCCCCTCAATCCCAATTGATGTCAACGTCAATGCCAGAATTGAGAACACAGGCATTATTCTCCGGACGTTAAAACTCAAGCCCTAA
- a CDS encoding DVU_1557 family redox protein has product MSSVLKEPAKESWRCNKCDVSLELGKVNIEYMGSVFPYELLKCPKCGLVFVPEELATGKMLEVEKTLEDK; this is encoded by the coding sequence ATGAGCAGCGTGCTAAAGGAGCCTGCAAAAGAGAGCTGGCGTTGTAATAAATGTGACGTTTCCTTGGAACTAGGCAAGGTCAATATTGAGTACATGGGCAGCGTATTTCCCTATGAGCTGTTGAAATGCCCTAAGTGTGGGCTCGTCTTTGTGCCCGAGGAGCTGGCTACGGGAAAGATGCTGGAAGTGGAAAAGACACTGGAAGATAAGTAG
- a CDS encoding pyridine nucleotide-disulfide oxidoreductase/dicluster-binding protein: protein MDQKKMRELEDRCVQEQPPACAAACPVHVDVKAFLADMAKGNFEGALKTYRKTVPFPGIIGRICDHPCQDACRLAETGCPISIAALEKTCVRLASATSARQLVPRKKDFRVAVAGGGLSGLTTAHDLALKGYEVVLFEAGESLGGSLLEMSEDVLPRQIIIDDTALLKKLGVGVRLNTAAGKDVSLAELLVEFNAVYLGLGVNFLNSLGLGIDSRGRVSIDPVTFSTGREGIFAGGSMTSAWKGSSPIRSVSDGRRAAISIDRYLQKVSLTASRDREGHFITRLYTGTEGIVPVPAVAASDPGQGFDRHEAVREAGRCLQCQCLECVKACEYLSSYRGYPKRYIREIYNNTTILKGLHLANKMINSCSLCGLCKVVCPSDIDMGEVCKTAREGMVERGKMPPSVHEFALQDMEFSNSESSALTRREPGLAESRFLFFPGCQLSASSPDYVEKVYDFLRQKLAGGVGLMLRCCGAPADWAGRKVLFASACQEILRQWEEMDKPCLVLACSSCYQVFRDHLPEVKTVSLWELYDQFDLPDVPRERCQRNVAVHDACATRDEKGIHNSVRRILEKLDCRVEELVYSKEKAVCCGFGGLMSFANPELGAQVLDRRAGESEADYVAYCAMCRDRLASRGKRTLHLLDLIYGGGSDDLAQRRGPGYSLRRENRAKLREKLLREVWGEEVEKENVLNAFELELSEGVMELMENRLILMEDIRRLIDRAEKTGNKLVNPATGRFLAYHRSVSVTYWVEYSTRGNNFEIYNVYSHRMRVTEDVKP from the coding sequence ATGGATCAGAAGAAGATGCGGGAACTGGAGGACCGGTGCGTTCAGGAGCAGCCCCCGGCCTGTGCCGCAGCTTGTCCCGTTCATGTAGACGTGAAAGCCTTCCTGGCGGACATGGCCAAAGGCAATTTTGAGGGGGCGCTCAAGACATACCGGAAAACAGTCCCCTTTCCCGGCATTATCGGAAGAATCTGTGACCACCCCTGCCAAGACGCCTGCAGGTTGGCCGAAACCGGGTGCCCAATCTCCATTGCCGCTCTGGAAAAAACCTGTGTCCGGCTTGCCTCTGCCACGAGCGCCAGGCAACTGGTTCCCCGTAAGAAAGATTTCCGTGTCGCCGTGGCGGGAGGTGGTTTAAGCGGCTTAACAACCGCACACGATCTGGCCCTGAAAGGCTACGAGGTCGTGCTTTTTGAAGCTGGGGAAAGCCTTGGCGGAAGCTTATTGGAGATGTCGGAGGATGTTTTGCCGCGGCAGATCATCATTGATGATACAGCGCTCCTGAAAAAGCTGGGTGTCGGGGTCAGACTTAATACTGCAGCCGGAAAGGACGTGTCTCTGGCAGAGCTCCTGGTTGAGTTCAACGCCGTTTACCTCGGACTCGGGGTAAACTTTCTTAACAGCCTGGGGTTGGGAATTGACAGCCGGGGACGTGTTTCCATTGACCCTGTCACCTTTTCCACCGGGAGGGAGGGGATTTTTGCCGGTGGGAGTATGACCTCAGCTTGGAAGGGAAGCTCTCCGATCAGATCGGTTTCAGATGGCCGCAGGGCTGCTATTTCTATAGACCGCTATTTGCAAAAGGTTTCCCTGACCGCTTCACGGGATAGGGAGGGTCATTTTATAACGCGACTCTACACTGGCACGGAGGGGATCGTGCCGGTTCCGGCTGTAGCCGCGTCCGACCCCGGACAGGGATTTGACCGGCACGAGGCGGTTCGCGAGGCCGGTCGCTGCCTGCAGTGCCAGTGTTTGGAATGCGTGAAGGCCTGTGAGTATTTGAGCAGCTATCGCGGTTATCCGAAGCGCTATATCAGGGAAATTTATAACAATACTACTATCTTGAAGGGATTGCATCTTGCCAATAAGATGATTAACTCCTGCAGCCTATGTGGCCTCTGCAAGGTGGTCTGCCCCAGTGATATCGATATGGGAGAGGTTTGCAAAACGGCCAGGGAAGGTATGGTCGAGCGGGGAAAGATGCCTCCCTCAGTCCACGAGTTTGCCCTGCAAGACATGGAGTTCAGCAATAGTGAATCATCTGCCCTGACCAGGAGGGAACCCGGTTTGGCGGAGAGCCGCTTCCTCTTCTTTCCCGGCTGCCAGCTCTCCGCCTCGTCCCCCGATTATGTGGAAAAAGTCTACGATTTCCTGCGGCAAAAGCTTGCTGGAGGAGTAGGCCTGATGCTCCGCTGCTGCGGCGCCCCCGCTGACTGGGCGGGGCGAAAGGTCCTGTTCGCGTCCGCGTGTCAGGAAATTCTCCGGCAGTGGGAAGAGATGGATAAACCGTGCCTCGTCCTCGCCTGCTCCAGTTGTTACCAGGTTTTCCGGGACCATTTGCCGGAGGTTAAAACAGTATCCCTGTGGGAACTATACGACCAGTTTGACCTGCCGGACGTTCCTCGTGAGCGCTGCCAGCGAAATGTTGCCGTTCACGACGCCTGTGCCACCAGGGACGAGAAGGGAATACACAATAGCGTGCGGCGCATCCTGGAAAAGTTGGATTGCCGGGTGGAAGAACTGGTTTACAGCAAAGAAAAAGCCGTGTGTTGCGGTTTCGGTGGCCTTATGTCCTTCGCCAACCCGGAGCTGGGGGCGCAGGTGCTGGATCGCCGGGCCGGTGAGAGCGAAGCCGACTATGTGGCGTACTGTGCCATGTGCAGGGACCGGCTTGCCTCTCGGGGCAAACGGACCCTGCACCTTCTGGACCTGATTTACGGGGGGGGATCGGACGATCTTGCCCAAAGGAGGGGGCCGGGGTACTCTTTGCGGCGGGAGAACCGGGCAAAGTTGAGGGAAAAATTATTGAGAGAGGTCTGGGGGGAAGAAGTGGAAAAAGAGAACGTGCTCAATGCCTTCGAACTGGAATTGAGTGAAGGAGTCATGGAACTTATGGAGAACCGCCTGATTCTCATGGAGGATATCCGCCGGCTTATCGACCGGGCTGAAAAGACTGGGAACAAGCTGGTAAACCCCGCCACCGGCCGCTTTTTAGCCTATCACCGGTCGGTCAGCGTGACCTACTGGGTGGAATACTCTACCCGAGGGAACAATTTTGAGATATATAATGTGTACAGCCACCGGATGCGTGTAACTGAGGATGTGAAACCATGA
- a CDS encoding nitrilase-related carbon-nitrogen hydrolase: MGSSSSVASGIKILSPTLVAKETPVCSVCATRKEMASVTGYSERSGGSLYMGQAIINDKGQTVAARRKLKPTHVERTVFGEGDGSDLCVLETGIGRLGALCCWEHPQPLSKYAMYAQDEQIHVAAWPSFSLYCNAAYALGPEVNNAASQMYAAKGQCFVLAPCATVSKEMIDTLIDDPKKRNCCSREVALP; this comes from the coding sequence ATGGGTTCGAGTTCGTCTGTAGCCAGCGGTATAAAGATACTGTCTCCCACCCTGGTGGCAAAAGAAACCCCGGTCTGTTCTGTTTGTGCTACCCGTAAAGAGATGGCTTCGGTTACGGGCTACAGCGAGCGGAGTGGCGGCAGCCTTTACATGGGACAGGCCATCATCAATGATAAAGGCCAAACCGTCGCCGCCAGGCGAAAGCTTAAACCAACACATGTAGAGCGCACCGTTTTTGGCGAAGGAGACGGCAGCGATCTGTGTGTTTTAGAAACCGGCATTGGCCGGCTGGGGGCGTTGTGTTGCTGGGAACATCCACAACCACTGAGCAAATATGCTATGTATGCCCAGGATGAGCAAATTCACGTAGCCGCCTGGCCTAGTTTTTCACTGTATTGCAACGCAGCTTACGCCCTTGGCCCGGAGGTTAACAACGCGGCCAGCCAGATGTATGCTGCTAAAGGACAGTGCTTCGTCCTGGCTCCCTGCGCGACAGTATCCAAAGAGATGATCGACACGCTGATAGACGACCCTAAAAAGAGAAACTGTTGCTCGAGGGAGGTGGCTTTACCATGA